One stretch of Rhinatrema bivittatum chromosome 8, aRhiBiv1.1, whole genome shotgun sequence DNA includes these proteins:
- the LRRC8A gene encoding volume-regulated anion channel subunit LRRC8A isoform X2 encodes MIPVTELRYFADTQPAYRILKPWWDVFTDYISIVMLMIAVFGGTLQVTQDKMICLPCKWITKDTCNDSFHTWRIPNTESMYYNTSLVLDPGPTGIRYNLDRHQYSYVDAVCYENRLHWFAKYFPYLVLLHTLIFLACSNFWFKFPRTSSKLEHFVSILLKCFDSPWTTRALSETVVEESDPKPTSGKMNGSMDKKTSTGSEDVEATVPMLQRTKSRIEQGIVDRSDTGVLDKKEGEQAKALFEKVKKFRTHVEEGDIVYRLYMRQTIIKVIKFILIICYTIYYVNYITFDVDCKVDIESLTGYRVYRCAHPLATLFKILASFYISLVIFYGLICMYTLWWMLRRSLKKYSFESIREESSYSDIPDVKNDFAFMLHLIDQYDPLYSKRFAVFLSEVSENKLRQLNLNNEWTLDKLRQRITKNSQEKLELHLFMLSGIPDTVFDLVELEVLKLELIPDVTIPPSIAQLSSIRELWLYHTAAKIESPALAFLRENLKSLHIKFTDIKEIPLWIYSLKNLEELHLTGNLSAENNRFIVIDGLRELKRLKVLRMKSNLTKLPQVVTDVGVHLQKLSINNEGTKLMVLNSLKKMVNLTELELIRCDLERIPHSIFSLHNLQEIDLKDNNLKTIEEIISFQHLHRLTCLKLWYNHIAYIPIQIGNLTNLERLYLNRNKIDNLPPQLFFCRKLRHLDLSHNNLTSIPQDIGLLQNLQYFAVTANRLFGK; translated from the exons ATGATTCCTGTCACTGAGCTGCGCTACTTTGCCGACACTCAGCCAGCATATCGCATCCTCAAACCATGGTGGGACGTCTTCACCGACTACATCTCCATCGTCATGCTGATGATTGCAGTGTTTGGTGGCACCCTCCAAGTCACCCAGGACAAAATGATCTGTTTGCCTTGTAAATGGATCACCAAGGACACCTGCAATGACTCTTTCCACACCTGGCGGATACCAAACACAGAATCCATGTATTACAACACCAGTCTTGTCCTGGATCCTGGGCCCACTGGCATCAGATACAATCTGGACCGGCACCAATATAGCTATGTAGATGCAGTTTGCTATGAAAATCGCCTGCATTGGTTTGCCAAGTACTTTCCATACTTGGTGTTGCTGCACACACTAATATTTCTGGCTTGCAGCAATTTCTGGTTTAAATTTCCACGGACCAGCTCTAAACTGGAACACTTTGTCTCCATCTTGCTGAAGTGCTTTGATTCTCCATGGACCACCCGGGCTCTGTCAGAGACAGTAGTGGAGGAGAGTGATCCCAAGCCAACCTCCGGTAAAATGAATGGCTCTATGGACAAGAAAACTTCTACAGGCAGTGAAGATGTGGAGGCCACAGTTCCAATGCTACAGAGAACAAAGTCCCGCATTGAgcaggggattgtggatcgctcTGACACTGGGGTCTTGGACAAAAAGGAGGGGGAGCAGGCCAAAGCTCTGTTCGAGAAGGTGAAAAAATTCCGGACACATGTGGAAGAGGGGGACATAGTTTATCGCCTCTACATGCGTCAAACCATTATCAAGGTCATTAAATTCATCCTTATTATCTGCTACACCATCTATTATGTCAATTACATCACCTTTGATGTGGACTGCAAGGTAGATATCGAGAGCCTGACAGGTTATCGTGTGTACCGCTGTGCCCACCCGCTTGCCACACTCTTCAAAATCCTGGCATCCTTCTACATCAGCCTAGTCATCTTCTATGGACTGATCTGCATGTACACCTTGTGGTGGATGCTGCGGCGCTCCCTGAAGAAATATTCCTTCGAGTCCATTCGAGAGGAGAGCAGTTACAGCGACATTCCTGATGTCAAGAATGACTTTGCCTTCATGCTGCACCTTATTGATCAGTATGATCCACTTTATTCCAAGCGCTTTGCAGTCTTCCTCTCCGAAGTTAGTGAGAACAAGCTTCGACAACTGAACCTGAACAATGAGTGGACGCTGGACAAGTTACGACAGCGTATCACCAAAAATTCGCAAGAAAAGCTGGAGCTGCACCTCTTCATGTTGAGCGGAATTCCAGACACGGTCTTTGACTTGGTGGAGCTGGAGGTCCTGAAGCTGGAGCTGATTCCAGATGTCACTATCCCTCCCAGCATTGCCCAGCTCTCAAGCATTAGGGAGCTCTGGCTGTACCACACAGCAGCCAAAATTGAATCCCCAGCACTTGCCTTTCTGCGAGAGAACCTGAAGTCCTTGCACATTAAGTTCACAGACATCAAGGAGATTCCTCTCTGGATCTACAGCCTGAAGAACCTGGAGGAGCTGCATCTGACAGGGAACCTGAGTGCAGAGAACAATCGCTTCATTGTGATTGATGGTCTGCGGGAACTGAAGCGGCTCAAAGTGCTGAGAATGAAAAGCAACCTGACTAAGCTACCGCAGGTGGTGACAGATGTGGGTGTCCATCTCCAGAAGCTATCTATTAACAATGAAGGCACCAAGCTTATGGTCCTCAATAGCCTGAAGAAGATGGTGAACCTGACAGAACTGGAGCTGATTCGCTGTGATCTGGAGCGTATTCCACACTCCATTTTTAGTCTCCACAATCTCCAGGAGATCGACCTGAAGGACAACAATCTCAAGACGATTGAGGAGATTATAAGTTTCCAGCATCTTCACCGCCTCACCTGTCTTAAACTCTGGTATAACCACATTGCCTACATTCCTATCCAGATTGGGAATCTCACCAACCTGGAGCGCCTGTACCTGAATCGCAATAAGATTGATAATTTGCCGCCCCAGCTCTTCTTCTGCCGCAAGCTGCGCCACCTGGACCTCAGCCACAATAACCTGACCAGCATCCCGCAGGACATTGGGCTACTGCAGAACCTCCAGTACTTTGCTGTGACAGCTAACCGG CTGTTTGGCAAGTAA
- the LRRC8A gene encoding volume-regulated anion channel subunit LRRC8A isoform X3, whose protein sequence is MIPVTELRYFADTQPAYRILKPWWDVFTDYISIVMLMIAVFGGTLQVTQDKMICLPCKWITKDTCNDSFHTWRIPNTESMYYNTSLVLDPGPTGIRYNLDRHQYSYVDAVCYENRLHWFAKYFPYLVLLHTLIFLACSNFWFKFPRTSSKLEHFVSILLKCFDSPWTTRALSETVVEESDPKPTSGKMNGSMDKKTSTGSEDVEATVPMLQRTKSRIEQGIVDRSDTGVLDKKEGEQAKALFEKVKKFRTHVEEGDIVYRLYMRQTIIKVIKFILIICYTIYYVNYITFDVDCKVDIESLTGYRVYRCAHPLATLFKILASFYISLVIFYGLICMYTLWWMLRRSLKKYSFESIREESSYSDIPDVKNDFAFMLHLIDQYDPLYSKRFAVFLSEVSENKLRQLNLNNEWTLDKLRQRITKNSQEKLELHLFMLSGIPDTVFDLVELEVLKLELIPDVTIPPSIAQLSSIRELWLYHTAAKIESPALAFLRENLKSLHIKFTDIKEIPLWIYSLKNLEELHLTGNLSAENNRFIVIDGLRELKRLKVLRMKSNLTKLPQVVTDVGVHLQKLSINNEGTKLMVLNSLKKMVNLTELELIRCDLERIPHSIFSLHNLQEIDLKDNNLKTIEEIISFQHLHRLTCLKLWYNHIAYIPIQIGNLTNLERLYLNRNKIDNLPPQLFFCRKLRHLDLSHNNLTSIPQDIGLLQNLQYFAVTANRL, encoded by the exons ATGATTCCTGTCACTGAGCTGCGCTACTTTGCCGACACTCAGCCAGCATATCGCATCCTCAAACCATGGTGGGACGTCTTCACCGACTACATCTCCATCGTCATGCTGATGATTGCAGTGTTTGGTGGCACCCTCCAAGTCACCCAGGACAAAATGATCTGTTTGCCTTGTAAATGGATCACCAAGGACACCTGCAATGACTCTTTCCACACCTGGCGGATACCAAACACAGAATCCATGTATTACAACACCAGTCTTGTCCTGGATCCTGGGCCCACTGGCATCAGATACAATCTGGACCGGCACCAATATAGCTATGTAGATGCAGTTTGCTATGAAAATCGCCTGCATTGGTTTGCCAAGTACTTTCCATACTTGGTGTTGCTGCACACACTAATATTTCTGGCTTGCAGCAATTTCTGGTTTAAATTTCCACGGACCAGCTCTAAACTGGAACACTTTGTCTCCATCTTGCTGAAGTGCTTTGATTCTCCATGGACCACCCGGGCTCTGTCAGAGACAGTAGTGGAGGAGAGTGATCCCAAGCCAACCTCCGGTAAAATGAATGGCTCTATGGACAAGAAAACTTCTACAGGCAGTGAAGATGTGGAGGCCACAGTTCCAATGCTACAGAGAACAAAGTCCCGCATTGAgcaggggattgtggatcgctcTGACACTGGGGTCTTGGACAAAAAGGAGGGGGAGCAGGCCAAAGCTCTGTTCGAGAAGGTGAAAAAATTCCGGACACATGTGGAAGAGGGGGACATAGTTTATCGCCTCTACATGCGTCAAACCATTATCAAGGTCATTAAATTCATCCTTATTATCTGCTACACCATCTATTATGTCAATTACATCACCTTTGATGTGGACTGCAAGGTAGATATCGAGAGCCTGACAGGTTATCGTGTGTACCGCTGTGCCCACCCGCTTGCCACACTCTTCAAAATCCTGGCATCCTTCTACATCAGCCTAGTCATCTTCTATGGACTGATCTGCATGTACACCTTGTGGTGGATGCTGCGGCGCTCCCTGAAGAAATATTCCTTCGAGTCCATTCGAGAGGAGAGCAGTTACAGCGACATTCCTGATGTCAAGAATGACTTTGCCTTCATGCTGCACCTTATTGATCAGTATGATCCACTTTATTCCAAGCGCTTTGCAGTCTTCCTCTCCGAAGTTAGTGAGAACAAGCTTCGACAACTGAACCTGAACAATGAGTGGACGCTGGACAAGTTACGACAGCGTATCACCAAAAATTCGCAAGAAAAGCTGGAGCTGCACCTCTTCATGTTGAGCGGAATTCCAGACACGGTCTTTGACTTGGTGGAGCTGGAGGTCCTGAAGCTGGAGCTGATTCCAGATGTCACTATCCCTCCCAGCATTGCCCAGCTCTCAAGCATTAGGGAGCTCTGGCTGTACCACACAGCAGCCAAAATTGAATCCCCAGCACTTGCCTTTCTGCGAGAGAACCTGAAGTCCTTGCACATTAAGTTCACAGACATCAAGGAGATTCCTCTCTGGATCTACAGCCTGAAGAACCTGGAGGAGCTGCATCTGACAGGGAACCTGAGTGCAGAGAACAATCGCTTCATTGTGATTGATGGTCTGCGGGAACTGAAGCGGCTCAAAGTGCTGAGAATGAAAAGCAACCTGACTAAGCTACCGCAGGTGGTGACAGATGTGGGTGTCCATCTCCAGAAGCTATCTATTAACAATGAAGGCACCAAGCTTATGGTCCTCAATAGCCTGAAGAAGATGGTGAACCTGACAGAACTGGAGCTGATTCGCTGTGATCTGGAGCGTATTCCACACTCCATTTTTAGTCTCCACAATCTCCAGGAGATCGACCTGAAGGACAACAATCTCAAGACGATTGAGGAGATTATAAGTTTCCAGCATCTTCACCGCCTCACCTGTCTTAAACTCTGGTATAACCACATTGCCTACATTCCTATCCAGATTGGGAATCTCACCAACCTGGAGCGCCTGTACCTGAATCGCAATAAGATTGATAATTTGCCGCCCCAGCTCTTCTTCTGCCGCAAGCTGCGCCACCTGGACCTCAGCCACAATAACCTGACCAGCATCCCGCAGGACATTGGGCTACTGCAGAACCTCCAGTACTTTGCTGTGACAGCTAACCGG ttgtaa
- the LRRC8A gene encoding volume-regulated anion channel subunit LRRC8A isoform X1: MIPVTELRYFADTQPAYRILKPWWDVFTDYISIVMLMIAVFGGTLQVTQDKMICLPCKWITKDTCNDSFHTWRIPNTESMYYNTSLVLDPGPTGIRYNLDRHQYSYVDAVCYENRLHWFAKYFPYLVLLHTLIFLACSNFWFKFPRTSSKLEHFVSILLKCFDSPWTTRALSETVVEESDPKPTSGKMNGSMDKKTSTGSEDVEATVPMLQRTKSRIEQGIVDRSDTGVLDKKEGEQAKALFEKVKKFRTHVEEGDIVYRLYMRQTIIKVIKFILIICYTIYYVNYITFDVDCKVDIESLTGYRVYRCAHPLATLFKILASFYISLVIFYGLICMYTLWWMLRRSLKKYSFESIREESSYSDIPDVKNDFAFMLHLIDQYDPLYSKRFAVFLSEVSENKLRQLNLNNEWTLDKLRQRITKNSQEKLELHLFMLSGIPDTVFDLVELEVLKLELIPDVTIPPSIAQLSSIRELWLYHTAAKIESPALAFLRENLKSLHIKFTDIKEIPLWIYSLKNLEELHLTGNLSAENNRFIVIDGLRELKRLKVLRMKSNLTKLPQVVTDVGVHLQKLSINNEGTKLMVLNSLKKMVNLTELELIRCDLERIPHSIFSLHNLQEIDLKDNNLKTIEEIISFQHLHRLTCLKLWYNHIAYIPIQIGNLTNLERLYLNRNKIDNLPPQLFFCRKLRHLDLSHNNLTSIPQDIGLLQNLQYFAVTANRIETLPSELFQCKKLRTLNLGNNVLQSLPSRVGELTNLTQIELRGNRLECLPVELGDCHLLKRSGLVVEEDLFNTLPLEVKEKLWRADKEQL; the protein is encoded by the exons ATGATTCCTGTCACTGAGCTGCGCTACTTTGCCGACACTCAGCCAGCATATCGCATCCTCAAACCATGGTGGGACGTCTTCACCGACTACATCTCCATCGTCATGCTGATGATTGCAGTGTTTGGTGGCACCCTCCAAGTCACCCAGGACAAAATGATCTGTTTGCCTTGTAAATGGATCACCAAGGACACCTGCAATGACTCTTTCCACACCTGGCGGATACCAAACACAGAATCCATGTATTACAACACCAGTCTTGTCCTGGATCCTGGGCCCACTGGCATCAGATACAATCTGGACCGGCACCAATATAGCTATGTAGATGCAGTTTGCTATGAAAATCGCCTGCATTGGTTTGCCAAGTACTTTCCATACTTGGTGTTGCTGCACACACTAATATTTCTGGCTTGCAGCAATTTCTGGTTTAAATTTCCACGGACCAGCTCTAAACTGGAACACTTTGTCTCCATCTTGCTGAAGTGCTTTGATTCTCCATGGACCACCCGGGCTCTGTCAGAGACAGTAGTGGAGGAGAGTGATCCCAAGCCAACCTCCGGTAAAATGAATGGCTCTATGGACAAGAAAACTTCTACAGGCAGTGAAGATGTGGAGGCCACAGTTCCAATGCTACAGAGAACAAAGTCCCGCATTGAgcaggggattgtggatcgctcTGACACTGGGGTCTTGGACAAAAAGGAGGGGGAGCAGGCCAAAGCTCTGTTCGAGAAGGTGAAAAAATTCCGGACACATGTGGAAGAGGGGGACATAGTTTATCGCCTCTACATGCGTCAAACCATTATCAAGGTCATTAAATTCATCCTTATTATCTGCTACACCATCTATTATGTCAATTACATCACCTTTGATGTGGACTGCAAGGTAGATATCGAGAGCCTGACAGGTTATCGTGTGTACCGCTGTGCCCACCCGCTTGCCACACTCTTCAAAATCCTGGCATCCTTCTACATCAGCCTAGTCATCTTCTATGGACTGATCTGCATGTACACCTTGTGGTGGATGCTGCGGCGCTCCCTGAAGAAATATTCCTTCGAGTCCATTCGAGAGGAGAGCAGTTACAGCGACATTCCTGATGTCAAGAATGACTTTGCCTTCATGCTGCACCTTATTGATCAGTATGATCCACTTTATTCCAAGCGCTTTGCAGTCTTCCTCTCCGAAGTTAGTGAGAACAAGCTTCGACAACTGAACCTGAACAATGAGTGGACGCTGGACAAGTTACGACAGCGTATCACCAAAAATTCGCAAGAAAAGCTGGAGCTGCACCTCTTCATGTTGAGCGGAATTCCAGACACGGTCTTTGACTTGGTGGAGCTGGAGGTCCTGAAGCTGGAGCTGATTCCAGATGTCACTATCCCTCCCAGCATTGCCCAGCTCTCAAGCATTAGGGAGCTCTGGCTGTACCACACAGCAGCCAAAATTGAATCCCCAGCACTTGCCTTTCTGCGAGAGAACCTGAAGTCCTTGCACATTAAGTTCACAGACATCAAGGAGATTCCTCTCTGGATCTACAGCCTGAAGAACCTGGAGGAGCTGCATCTGACAGGGAACCTGAGTGCAGAGAACAATCGCTTCATTGTGATTGATGGTCTGCGGGAACTGAAGCGGCTCAAAGTGCTGAGAATGAAAAGCAACCTGACTAAGCTACCGCAGGTGGTGACAGATGTGGGTGTCCATCTCCAGAAGCTATCTATTAACAATGAAGGCACCAAGCTTATGGTCCTCAATAGCCTGAAGAAGATGGTGAACCTGACAGAACTGGAGCTGATTCGCTGTGATCTGGAGCGTATTCCACACTCCATTTTTAGTCTCCACAATCTCCAGGAGATCGACCTGAAGGACAACAATCTCAAGACGATTGAGGAGATTATAAGTTTCCAGCATCTTCACCGCCTCACCTGTCTTAAACTCTGGTATAACCACATTGCCTACATTCCTATCCAGATTGGGAATCTCACCAACCTGGAGCGCCTGTACCTGAATCGCAATAAGATTGATAATTTGCCGCCCCAGCTCTTCTTCTGCCGCAAGCTGCGCCACCTGGACCTCAGCCACAATAACCTGACCAGCATCCCGCAGGACATTGGGCTACTGCAGAACCTCCAGTACTTTGCTGTGACAGCTAACCGG ATTGAGACTCTGCCATCTGAGCTATTTCAGTGCAAGAAACTGCGAACCCTAAACCTGGGAAACAATGTGTTGCAGTCATTGCCCTCCCGTGTGGGTGAACTCACCAACCTGACCCAGATAGAACTGCGTGGGAATCGACTAGAGTGCTTACCAGTGGAGCTGGGTGACTGCCACCTACTGAAGCGCAGTGGGTTAGTGGTAGAAGAAGACCTCTTTAACACCCTACCACTGGAGGTGAAGGAGAAGCTGTGGAGAGCAGACAAAGAACAGTTGTGA